A DNA window from Bradyrhizobium barranii subsp. barranii contains the following coding sequences:
- a CDS encoding DDE-type integrase/transposase/recombinase — translation MNKRKPHQPKFVVKPDLRDSFQAAVRAHEFWVVSLVYERLATGRKIQVLTIVDAFSRSLLALEPRFTFRGTDVVKRLEAVCKQVWLPPTIVIDQHSEFVLPSRELDRWAGEHDVMLRYTSWINPSIKGNIEAFIGRFRPKCLNALQFMNLADAKKTMEVGENPTTNIAGRNDWR, via the coding sequence ATGAACAAAAGGAAGCCCCATCAGCCAAAGTTCGTTGTCAAGCCTGATCTGCGCGATAGCTTCCAGGCCGCCGTGCGAGCCCACGAGTTCTGGGTAGTGAGCCTCGTCTACGAGCGATTAGCCACCGGGCGCAAGATTCAGGTGTTGACGATCGTCGATGCATTCTCGCGCTCTTTGCTGGCGCTGGAGCCGCGGTTCACATTCCGTGGCACTGACGTCGTGAAGAGGTTGGAGGCAGTCTGCAAGCAGGTCTGGCTGCCGCCGACAATCGTGATCGATCAACACAGCGAATTTGTGCTTCCGTCACGTGAGTTGGATCGTTGGGCCGGCGAGCATGACGTTATGCTCCGTTACACTTCCTGGATCAATCCGAGCATCAAAGGCAACATCGAGGCGTTCATTGGCCGATTTCGGCCCAAATGCCTAAACGCACTCCAGTTCATGAATCTAGCAGACGCTAAGAAGACGATGGAGGTTGGCGAAAATCCTACAACGAACATCGCCGGCCGTAACGATTGGCGATGA
- a CDS encoding TnsA endonuclease N-terminal domain-containing protein, with amino-acid sequence MIENSEYDDIEFGVDVREIRRRDGGPMRDVVRLHPNLETRMFPSWKSRCPIYTTLKLERQYVTVFEVDGAVESYRSQPLTLKFALDGQPVEYTPDFELRIAPWNVRVETKPKKLLLRNPQLAKKLLVVKRLYQSRGIPFWVLDKDRLPSSDWMESAAEISRLGKTEIDPLDEYRVLTALRRYGELPLGACAALVQSHAAPINGVLSIILRSRRIEAEMSGTVDETTLIRLRRLSSSPLLAARNHDS; translated from the coding sequence ATGATCGAGAATTCCGAGTACGACGATATTGAGTTCGGCGTCGATGTACGCGAGATTCGCCGACGCGATGGGGGCCCCATGAGAGATGTAGTTCGCCTCCATCCTAATCTCGAAACGCGAATGTTTCCGTCGTGGAAGTCGCGCTGCCCAATTTACACGACGCTCAAGCTTGAGCGCCAGTACGTGACAGTCTTTGAGGTTGATGGGGCTGTTGAGTCCTATCGATCACAGCCGCTGACGCTGAAGTTTGCTCTAGACGGTCAGCCAGTCGAGTATACGCCCGACTTCGAGCTGAGGATTGCTCCCTGGAATGTTCGCGTAGAGACGAAGCCGAAGAAATTACTCCTTAGGAATCCGCAGCTCGCAAAAAAGCTTTTGGTGGTCAAGCGGCTCTACCAGTCCAGGGGGATTCCATTCTGGGTTTTGGATAAGGACAGGCTCCCGTCGTCAGATTGGATGGAGTCGGCTGCCGAGATCTCGCGCCTGGGTAAGACGGAGATTGATCCGCTCGATGAATATCGGGTTCTCACTGCGCTTCGCAGATACGGCGAATTGCCACTCGGAGCCTGCGCTGCTCTCGTGCAATCTCACGCTGCACCCATAAATGGGGTTCTGTCGATAATACTGCGATCGCGCCGGATCGAGGCGGAGATGAGCGGTACTGTGGACGAAACAACCCTCATTCGTCTGCGGCGGCTGTCGTCGTCCCCATTGCTCGCAGCACGCAATCATGATTCCTGA